One region of Cottoperca gobio chromosome 19, fCotGob3.1, whole genome shotgun sequence genomic DNA includes:
- the LOC115024237 gene encoding NLR family CARD domain-containing protein 3-like — MEEKSVADKTDEVSRVSSFQAVVHHFQPSYSAQSGGNVVAPSIIGCSFSNLNISIISTGQGSSKEALNNETAENCGTPQPQNNKIVECQEKLKDTLKRKFSHLLEGMTTEANRIPLNKIYTELYITEAGSGEVNKEHEVRQIETASRKHVEQEKSIHCNHLFVPLLVRDHHVRTVITRGIAGIGKTVSTNKFSLDWADGEANTNLSFVFPLYFRELNSMRKQTFSLVELLSVLYPETKGTGIFTHGNNKMLFILDGLDESRLSLDFHKSEIVSDAKQTTTIAVLLINLIRGRLLPMALVWITSRPVACSQIPLEYVDLVTEVRGFNNTQKDEYFRRKIGDKSAANRVIKHVKSCRSLHIMCHIPVFCWMAASVLEKKLQTTDSEDMPKTLTQMYIHFLSMYVESMEKRLPGREPNVECMRANLISLGKLAFKELERGHLIFYESDLIQNGIKVTQASMFSGVYTQIFNEERTLCKEKMFCFVHLSVQEFFAALFVYLTFHNDNINSLVKKSSASRFLPFRDSSEVILYKEAVEKALRCEEGHFDIFLRFLLGLSLESNQTLLKHVMTSNRSKASTKTEIIKHIKERIRGSPSADRCLNLFHCLNELNDHSLVEEIQGYLRSGNLNKAKLSPAQWATLVFVLLTSEKELSVFELSNFTRSEEGLLRLLPVMKTARVANLNACNLTAASCDILANSINSSQIRELDLGNNNLTDEGMIRLSDVLKNSKLETFRLKSCNLTAHSSDALVSVISSASSQLKALDLSDNDFMDVGVKKLSSGLGSPHCKLEILILSLCRVTEEGCTFLASALNSSRLRELDLSYNHPGNSGLQLLSALQDDPHCSLQELSVEQCGESRVQPGPKKYTKKLTLDPNTAHRDLSLSEGNRKATRWTKQPYPDHPERFDFWNQVLCKEGLTGRCYWETEWRGRAFIGVAYRRMCRKGEGHDSWLGKNDSSWGLNCTKDGYQTWHAGVKTALTIPPRSNKVGVYLDWSAGTLAFFCGALTLLHTFHTTFTEPVYPGFRLGWVDSTVYLC; from the exons ATGGAGGAAAAGAGCGTTGCTGATAAAACAGACGAGGTTTCTCGAG TTTCCTCTTTCCAGGCTGTGGTTCATCATTTCCAACCCAGCTACAGCGCTCAGAGTGGAGGCAATGTGGTTGCTCCCTCCATCATTGGTTGTAGCTTTAGCAACCTAAACATCAGTATCATCTCAACGGGCCAAG GTTCATCAAAAGAAGCATTGAACAATGAAACTGCAGAAAACTGTGGTACCCCGCAGCCCCAAA ACAATAAGATCGTAGAATGTCAGGAGAAACTAAAAGATACTCTGAAGAGGAAGTTCAGCCACCTGCTAGAGGGCATGACGACTGAAGCAAACAGGATACCTCTCAATAAGATCTACACAGAGCTCTACATCACCGAGGCAGGAAGTGGTGAAGTCAATAAGGAGCATGAGGTGAGACAGATTGAGACGGCATCCAGGAAACATGTGGAGCAGGAGAAATCAATCCACTGCAATCACCTCTTTGTTCCTCTACTGGTGCGAGACCACCACGTAAGAACTGTGATCACAAGGGGAATCGCCGGCATTGGAAAAACCGTATCTACCAATAAATTTTCACTAGACTGGGCTGATGGGGAAGCAAACACCAACCTGTCATTTGTATTTCCTCTCTATTTCCGAGAGCTGAATTCGATGAGAAAGCAAACCTTCAGTCTAGTGGAGCTTCTCAGTGTCCTTTACCCCGAAACTAAAGGCACAGGAATCTTTACGCACGGTAATAACAAAATGCTCTTCATCCTGGACGGTCTGGACGAGAGCCGCCTGTCTTTGGACTTCCACAAAAGTGAAATAGTGTCTGATGCGAAGCAGACGACCACGATTGCAGTGCTTCTGATCAACCTCATTAGGGGAAGACTGCTTCCTATGGCTCTGGTTTGGATAACATCTCGCCCGGTAGCCTGCAGTCAGATCCCTCTGGAGTACGTTGATCTAGTGACAGAGGTGCGAGGGTTCAACAACACCCAGAAAGACGAGTACTTCAGGAGGAAGATTGGTGACAAGAGCGCAGCAAACAGGGTGATCAAGCATGTGAAATCCTGCAGGAGTCTTCACATCATGTGCCACATACCAGTCTTCTGCTGGATGGCGGCGAGTGTTCTTGAGAAGAAGTTGCAGACGACAGACAGTGAAGACATGCCGAAGACCCTCACTCAAATGTACATACACTTCTTGTCCATGTACGTGGAGAGCATGGAGAAGCGGCTACCTGGAAGAGAGCCAAATGTTGAATGCATGAGAGCTAACCTCATCTCACTGGGGAAACTGGCCTTCAAAGAGCTTGAGAGGGGCCACTTGATCTTCTATGAGAGCGACCTCATCCAGAACGGTATTAAAGTCACGCAGGCGTCCATGTTCTCAGGAGTCTACACGCAGATCTTCAATGAGGAGCGGACACTGTGCAAGGAGAAAATGTTCTGCTTCGTGCATCTGAGCGTCCAGGAATTCTTTGCTGCGTTGTTTGTCTACCTCACGTTCCACAACGACAACATCAACAGCTTGGTGAAGAAGTCCTCCGCTTCTAGATTTCTCCCGTTCAGAGATTCATCAGAGGTCATCCTCTACAAAGAAGCGGTAGAAAAGGCTTTGCGGTGTGAAGAGGGACATTTTGACATCTTTCTGCGCTTCCTTTTAGGCCTCTCTCTGGAATCCAATCAGACTCTGTTGAAGCATGTAATGACCTCCAACAGATCAAAAGCAAGTACCAAAACGGAGATCATTAAACACATAAAGGAGAGGATCAGGGGAAGTCCGTCCGCAGACAGATGCCTCAATCTTTTTCACTGTCTGAATGAGCTGAATGACCACTCTCTCGTGGAGGAGATTCAGGGCTACCTCCGCTCGGGCAATCTCAACAAAGCCAAACTTTCACCTGCCCAGTGGGCCACTCTTGTCTTTGTATTACTGACATCAGAAAAAGAGCTGAGTGTGTTTGAACTGAGCAACTTCACCAGGTCAGAGGAAGGTCTTCTGAGGCTGCTGCCTGTCATGAAAACAGCCCGAGTGGCAAA TCTAAATGCATGTAATCTCACTGCGGCCAGCTGTGACATCCTGGCGAATAGCATCAACTCATCCCAAATTAGAGAGCTGGACCTGGGCAACAATAACCTGACAGATGAAGGAATGATACGGCTCTCTGATGTATTGAAGAACAGCAAACTGGAGACATTCAG acTGAAGAGCTGCAACTTAACAGCACACAGCTCCGATGCCCTGGTCTCTGTCATCAGCTCAGCCTCCAGCCAGCTGAAAGCCCTGGACCTCTCTGACAATGACTTCATGGACGTCGGAGTCAAAAAGCTCTCTAGTGGACTGGGGAGTCCTCACTGTAAACTGGAGATACTCAT TTTGTCCTTATGCAGAGTGACAGAGGAAGGCTGCACTTTTCTGGCATCTGCTTTGAACTCGTCCCGTCTGAGAGAACTCGACCTGAGCTACAACCACCCAGGAAACTCGGGCCTGCAGCTGCTGTCTGCGCTGCAGGACGACCcacactgcagcctgcaggAACTCAG TGTGGAACAATGTGGTGAATCCAGGGTTCAGCCAGGCCCAAAGAAAT ACACCAAGAAACTCACCCTGGacccaaacacagcacacagagaccTTTCTCTGTCTGAAGGAAACAGGAAAGCTACACGTTGGACCAAGCAGCCATATCCTGATCACCCAGAAAGGTTTGATTTCTGGAATCAGGTGTTGTGCAAGGAGGGGCTGACTGGGCGCTGCTACTGGGAGACCGAATGGAGGGGGAGAGCTTTCATAGGAGTAGCCTACAGAAGGATGTGCAGGAAGGGGGAAGGTCACGACAGCTGGTTAGGCAAAAATGACTCTTCTTGGGGACTAAACTGCACCAAAGATGGCTACCAGACCTGGCACGCAGGCGTGAAGACTGCTTTAACCATCCCACCCCGCTCCAATAAAGTAGGAGTCTACCTGGACTGGTCAGCGGGGACACTGGCTTTCTTCTGTGGTGCACTGACCCTCCTCCACACCTTCCACACCACCTTTACTGAGCCTGTGTACCCAGGGTTTCGGCTTGGCTGGGTGGACTCCACAGTGTACTTGTGCTGA